DNA sequence from the Lycium barbarum isolate Lr01 chromosome 5, ASM1917538v2, whole genome shotgun sequence genome:
gattatgtaaatattagttagaatattttgtagtctgctattttaggttagaatattttgtatattttgtaatctcctattttaggttagaatattttgtatattaaccaattcaaggaatCAAAGGAAACAGGAAAaatatttcctacatggtatcagattagggtttcttccttcttccttcttcctccttccgctacgccctagtccctctttcttcttcctcttttcgtcgcccctttttatttttttccgcCATGGCCAACGTAACTATCACTCCGGCTAAGCCCTCGTTCCACCCGGCCCTCGCGGtctccaatatcaagaatcacatctctgGTACTCTTGAGATGGAGAACTCACAATACAGAACATGGGCTGAGCTTTTCAAAATCATGCTCGTTCTCACAAGGTCTTTCATCACGTCATTCCTCCACCCAAAAGTAAGGAGAAGCCGACTCCCAAAACTGACGAGGAAGTCGAATTATGGACGACCATTGACGCCGCCGTGCTTTAATGGATATATTCGACAATTTCGAATGATCTGTTAAACACCATCATCGAACCAGACGCTACTGCCATGGACGCTTGGGTTCACTTGCGTGATATATTCCAAGATCATCAAACCTCTTGTGCGGTGACTCTCAAACAAGAATTCACGACGACTCGTATGGAGGATTTTCCCAATGCCTCCGCCTATTGTCAACGTTTAAAGAGCCTTGCGGATCAACTGAAAAACGTCAGGGCTCCCGTGACGAATAGACGCCTTGTCCTTCAACTGGTTTCGGGTCTCACTGAAGCGTACAAAGGGGTTGGGACACAAATTCGCCATGCAAAGACGCTCCCCCCATTCACAGAGACTCGGTCTTCCCTTGTTTTGGAAGAACGTGAACTTGCGGCAATGGTGTCTCACGGGTCTGGTTCGGATATGGTAGCCACGGTCAATGACGCGCCACTTCCCTAGGACAACACAAGCTCACGCCGAGGGAAACCCAAAAATTTTCGCGGCCAAAATTCTGGAACTGGTCATAAGGGAGGCTCTAGCCGCGGCTCAAGCGGCGGAAAATTCACCGGCGGACGCGGTGGTTTAGCCCATAGCAGCGACAGTCAGCAGCCAGCAGACTCCCCTTCGCAGCAGTGGACTGCCGACCAGGTTGGCCACTGGCAGTGGGTCCTGCAGCTTCGCTGGGCTGTTTCTCCTCCCTGCCCGTACCCGACGACCTCTTGGGCTCGTCCCCCGCCTGTCCCGCCACGGAAGCAGGGTATATTGGACCCTCCTCCAGCCCAGCATCTCTACACGGCAGCAGTGGCCCCTCATGGGTCGCATGTTCCAACCGACATTGAGTCCGCAATGCACACCATGACCTTGAACCTGCCAGATCAAAATTGCTACATGGATACCGGGGacacttctcatatgacatcctcgGACAGTAATCTCTcgttttattttaatttgagcaatcaaaataatggtattgttgtgggaaatggtcattcgattccaattcgtggttgtgGTCATACTAGTTTGCCTCCCCCGAACCCCCTTTTATCCTTGTGGaatgtcttacatgctcctaAACTCATTAAGAATTTAATTTTAGTACGAAAGTTTACTACTGATAATTTTGTGTCTGTTGACtttgatccatatgggttttctgtgaaggattttcagacggGGATGGCACTAATGCGGTGTGATAGTCGGGGAGATCTTTATCCAGTCACCACCATCAAATATCCAACCACCACTCCATCGACCTTTGCGGCGTTGTCCTCTTTTTTTTCGCATGATCGTTTAGGTCATCCAGGAAATTCTATTTTAGATTGTCTTAGtcttaataaaagcattgaatgtaataaatctagtcattctagtatttgtcgttcttgcgttcttggtaaacacgttaagttgccgtttgattcttctatttccgaaactttgatgccatttgatatttttcatagtgatttgtggacctctCCCATGTCAAGTTCATTGGGTCATCGATATTATGttctctttttggatgatttttcgAAGTTTTTATGGACTTTTCCTTTGGCTAAGAAATCCAACGTCTATGCGAAATTCTTAGCCTTAAAAACCAACATTCATGCccaatttgaacgtcatattaaaaatgtccaatgtgataatgggagagaatatgataatggtcaattcgggaaattttgtgagtctaatgggatgtcatttcgtctttcttgtccacatacgtcttcacaaaatgggaaagccaaaaaaaaaatcctttctaTCAATAATATCACTCGGACTCTCCTCGCTCATGCCTCTCTCCCCCCTTCGTTTTGGCATCACGCCTTACAAATGGCAACTtatcttcttaatattttaccaagcaaaTTATTGGGTCATGTTTCTCCTCTGCAAGTGCTATACCACAGAAAGCCATCTTACtctcatcttcgggtttttgggtgtttatGCTATCCTCTCTTTCCTTCTCCGACTATACACAAATTGCAAGCCCGGTCCACACCGTTTGTCTTTTTGGGGTATCCTACGAATCACAGGGGGTATAAGTGTTGtgatttatcgtccaacaaaatctttatttctcgtcacgtgatttttgatgagaatgttttccaattttccaatttaCATTCTCCCAATTCACCTAATTATGATTTTTTGGATGATGGGATTTCGCCATTTTGGTTGCATCATATGGCTAATGATGCACCAGTGACCAGCCCACCCCTCGCTGCACTCGTGACCCCGCCGACTGTCCCCCCTCCCACCGTGGCACCCGTGACCCAGCCGACCGCCCCCTCACACCGTGGCACGTACTGCCACGTCCCCTCCGTTGGCAGCCGCCTCCCCTACCGCACCTACCCCTCTCCCCTCTGCCTTGGGCCAACAGCCCTCGGCTCCGTCTCTCACACTCACGCAAACATCACCCGAGCCGCCCCGTATGGTTACCCGTAGTCAACatggtatttttaagccaaaatgtACGTTTAACTTAAATACCATGGTTACGAAATCCCCTCTTCCTCGTAACCCTGTGACCGCCCTTCATGACCCGAATTGAAAAATGGCTatggatgatgaatttgatgctcttattaaaaataagacgtgggagttggtgccccgtccacctaatgtgaatgttattcgtttTATGTGAATtttcactcataaagaaaagtctaatggtgattttgagaggcataaagcccgtcttgtaggtgatggaaaGATCAACAGATTGGCATTGATTTTGGTGAAACtttcagtccggtggtcaagTTGGCTACGATCCGTACCGTTCTCAGTCTTTCATTATCAAAGAAGTGGTATATTCATCAGCtagatgtcaagaatgctttcttacacggtgagctcaaggaaacaatgtatatgcatcaacctctGGGTTTCAGAGATCCTACTCATCCGGATTATGTATGTTTACTCGGTAAGTCCTTATATGGTCTTAAGCAGGCCCCAAGGGCATGGTACAAACGTTTTGCAGATTATGTCTCttctcttggtttttcaaacagcAGATCTGACAATTATTTGTTCATCTACAAAAAGGACTCTGATATGGCATACATTttactttatgttgatgatattattctcattGCTTCCTCAGATTCTCTCAGATTCTCCATTATGGTTCTCCTTGCctcggaatttgctatgaaggatctgggtcctttgaattatttccttGGCATTCATGTCACTTGCCATAAGGATGGCCTGTTTCTGTCGCAATGCAAGTATGCCGAAGAAATCATTGATCGAGCTGGGATGTCTTCTTGTAAGGCTACTTCTACTCCGGTTGATACCAAACCGAAGGTGAGCAGCACATCGGGTGCTCCATATGATGACCCGACTCACTATCGCAGTCTCGCAGGTGCACTTCAGTACCTTACTTTCATGAGGCCAGATATCTCTTATGCTGTTCAACAGGTATGCTTACACATGCATGCACAACGAGAGgatcatatgcatgctcttaagcgTATCATCCGTTACATTCAGCGTACACTTGATTATGGTTTGCATCTTTATCCATCCTCAGTTACTGACCTCCTTTCCTACACTGATgcggattgggggggggggggctgccctGACACACGTCGGTCAACGTCTGGTTATTGTGTCTTCCTTGGAGATAACTTGATATCGCGGTCTTCGAAACGCCAACCTACCCTCTCTCGTTCGAGTGCTGAGGCGGAGTATAGgagggttgctaatgttgtctccgagTCATGCTggcttcgcaatcttctgttggaattacattgtcctattcataaggctactatggtgtattgtgacaatgtgagtgccatttatcTTTCAGAAAATCCAgtgcaacatcagcgcaccaagcacattgaaatggacattcactttgttcgtgagaaggttgcACGGGGAcaggttcgtgtccttcatgttccatcccgttatcagattgccaATATTTTCACCAAGGGGCTTCCATAAGTCTTATTAGAAGATTTTCGGGACAATCTCAGTGTTCGCAAACCTCCCGTTTCGattgcgggggtgtgataaattaTGTAAATactagttagaatattttgtagtctgctattttaggttagaatatattgtatattttgtaatttcctgttttaggttagaatattttatatattaatcaATTCAAGGAATGTAAGGAAACACGAAAAATATTTCCTACAAAAATGAACATTCCCTGTCTCTATGTTGGATCACAACATTAGACCATACTTAAAAATTGTGAACTAAACTATCGAAAATGGTGACATTTGATCAAAGACCTAACTTTTCGACTTAACTCGAGGGTGACGGCTTAGAGAAATGTATGTAATTTGTTTACTAAGACAATGTTTTTACATGAGATAAAAAATACGGTTTGCAAAAAGCATTCATGGCGTTTTTATTAATCAAATCAAGGCCACTCTTACCTCTAAGGAAAATACTAATTTGTGACAGAAACAAACAAGTTTGTCAAAAAATCgtaatgaatttataatgattTTATGATAAAATTTATCAAGATTAATGAAATTTATGACGAACATGATGATTTGTCATAATTCAGTTACAAATTGTTTATGATAAAATTAAATGATAATCTATCACAATTTTATTACAAATTTTAACATAAACAAGGATCTATTATAATTTCGTCACAAATTTGTACACTAGATATATTGATAACAACACTTTACATGACCTACAGTTAACCATAGGATTTGGGTTcaaatttaaaattttgatttgaaatcagagtttttttttatttttatttttattaaatgtGAATAAAATGTCAACTTCAACataaaatcatgatttgaaatctcaAATTTTCCAAAAAGTAGGATCTCAAATTTCaagttgtgatttttttttttaaaatgtaacaCTTGactcataaatttatattttacaaATAAAGACCCATCATTTAAAGTCTTTCAATAAAAGACTCATGCTCGATGCGAAGAGATTGTTCATGCCATTTGAGAAGTTTATATCAAAGAATAGTCATTTACTACTAATGTTGATTTATTGGACCAATTGATCTTTGGAAATTATGTGCATATGAAAGTTTGTAATAATATGTAATCGCAAACATTTATTTATAAAAGGAACATGAAGATATGCAATTTAT
Encoded proteins:
- the LOC132639837 gene encoding uncharacterized protein LOC132639837 — translated: MDAWVHLRDIFQDHQTSCAVTLKQEFTTTRMEDFPNASAYCQRLKSLADQLKNVRAPVTNRRLVLQLVSGLTEAYKGVGTQIRHAKTLPPFTETRSSLVLEERELAAMVSHGSGSDMVATVNDAPLP